One region of Halomicrobium sp. LC1Hm genomic DNA includes:
- the citE gene encoding L-malyl-CoA/beta-methylmalyl-CoA lyase produces MTRLCRTFQTAPAAVPRENSAKYLDSGLTAEGFEAPDWLAPDIEDGTAPSMKAEALENTIDRLPEYGPDFGGEIWPRVEWSYADPSFRERGVDQIDRLVGEAGDHLDGVVVPKVGRRDDVERARAAVAEAEREYGYDDGSIGLSVIVETARAFSDLREIARLGEDSRLTGLIFGPVDYTAELGGRAMDGQRPQWAAMLERLSNEASAADLVAVGGPFDQLFHERAGVTYYNAPGYADQVTREATIGIDGSWSLHPKQTVQANRIHMPTAEELERDVGKIERFVEAKAEGSGAVVLDGQMVDEATYKNFANTVATVRAIDETHPEQTADRYDADLVERARAVELGFA; encoded by the coding sequence AGAACTCGGCGAAGTACCTCGACTCCGGGCTCACCGCCGAGGGGTTCGAGGCCCCGGACTGGCTCGCGCCCGACATCGAGGACGGCACCGCGCCCTCGATGAAAGCCGAGGCGCTCGAAAACACGATCGACCGGCTCCCCGAGTACGGCCCCGACTTCGGCGGCGAGATCTGGCCCCGCGTCGAGTGGAGTTACGCCGACCCGAGCTTCCGAGAGCGAGGCGTCGACCAGATCGACCGCCTCGTCGGCGAGGCCGGCGACCACCTCGACGGCGTCGTCGTCCCGAAAGTCGGCCGACGAGACGACGTAGAACGGGCTCGTGCAGCCGTCGCCGAGGCCGAACGCGAGTACGGGTACGACGACGGGTCGATCGGCCTCTCAGTGATCGTCGAGACGGCGCGGGCGTTCTCGGACCTGCGAGAGATCGCACGGCTGGGCGAGGACTCGCGTCTGACCGGCCTGATCTTCGGACCGGTGGACTACACCGCAGAGCTGGGCGGGCGCGCGATGGACGGCCAGCGCCCGCAGTGGGCCGCGATGCTCGAACGGCTCTCGAACGAGGCCAGCGCCGCCGATCTCGTCGCCGTCGGGGGCCCCTTCGACCAGCTCTTTCACGAGCGAGCGGGAGTGACCTACTACAACGCACCGGGCTACGCCGACCAGGTGACCCGCGAGGCAACTATCGGCATCGACGGCTCGTGGTCGCTCCACCCCAAACAGACCGTCCAGGCCAACCGCATCCACATGCCGACCGCCGAGGAACTGGAGCGTGACGTGGGCAAGATCGAGCGCTTCGTCGAAGCCAAGGCCGAGGGGTCGGGCGCGGTCGTGCTGGACGGCCAGATGGTCGACGAGGCCACGTACAAGAACTTCGCCAACACCGTCGCCACGGTCCGTGCCATCGACGAGACCCACCCCGAACAGACGGCCGATCGCTACGACGCTGACCTCGTCGAGCGTGCGCGCGCCGTCGAGCTGGGTTTTGCCTGA